A single genomic interval of Sceloporus undulatus isolate JIND9_A2432 ecotype Alabama chromosome 2, SceUnd_v1.1, whole genome shotgun sequence harbors:
- the STX8 gene encoding syntaxin-8 isoform X5, with the protein MELNVAIRSLLQNLKEKTDQLKDQLFHSVSTRQITQLEGDRRQNLVDELHTRHRQLQASFKNEGTEPDVIRSSLMAGGVRQGITNPWLVEEPEETRGLGFHEIQQQQKRIIEEQDAGLDALSSILSRQKQMGQEIGNELEEQNACLVFILPVNEEACHSPAVCGQGNGRYTYCQQESTAGWQTRNGTIHSSSFRLFSCWLPEKSSMIWPIW; encoded by the exons ATGGAG CTCAATGTTGCCATCAGGTCACTACTGCAGAACCTCAAAGAAAAAACAGATCAACTGAAGGACCAGTTGTTTCATTCTGTATCAACACGTCAGAT AACACAGCTTGAAGGAGACAGACGGCAGAATTTAGTGGATGAGCTTCACACACGACACAGGCAACTTCAGGCATCTTTCAAAAATGAAGGCACAGAGCCAGATGTTATAAG gtCTAGCCTAATGGCAGGCGGTGTTAGACAAGGTATAACAAATCCATGGCTTGTGGAGGAGCCTGAGGAAACAAGAGGGCTTGGCTTTCACGAGATCCAACAGCAGCAAAAGCGAATTATAGAAG AACAAGATGCTGGTCTTGATGCACTCTCTTCAATTCTGTCCCGGCAAAAACAAATGGGACAGGAAATCGGGAATGAGTTAGAGGAACAGAATG cttgttTGGTTTTTATTCTGCCTGTGAATGAGGAGGCTTGCCATTCTCCTGCAGTGTGTGGACAGGGAAATGGAAGATACACCTATTGTCAGCAGGAAAGTACAGCAGGCTGGCAGACAAGGAATGGTACAATCCACTCCTCTTCTTTCAGGCTGTTTTCATGCTGGCTGCCTGAG
- the STX8 gene encoding syntaxin-8 isoform X1: protein MAPDSWLSKYDSTCHTAQEVAEKIQERNRYQRNGESTAKLNVAIRSLLQNLKEKTDQLKDQLFHSVSTRQITQLEGDRRQNLVDELHTRHRQLQASFKNEGTEPDVIRSSLMAGGVRQGITNPWLVEEPEETRGLGFHEIQQQQKRIIEEQDAGLDALSSILSRQKQMGQEIGNELEEQNACLVFILPVNEEACHSPAVCGQGNGRYTYCQQESTAGWQTRNGTIHSSSFRLFSCWLPEKSSMIWPIW, encoded by the exons GTTGTCAAAGTATGATTCTACTTGCCATACTGCCCAAGAAGTTGCTGAAAAAATTCAAGAACGCAACAGATACCAAAGGAATGGTGAGAGTACAGCTAAG CTCAATGTTGCCATCAGGTCACTACTGCAGAACCTCAAAGAAAAAACAGATCAACTGAAGGACCAGTTGTTTCATTCTGTATCAACACGTCAGAT AACACAGCTTGAAGGAGACAGACGGCAGAATTTAGTGGATGAGCTTCACACACGACACAGGCAACTTCAGGCATCTTTCAAAAATGAAGGCACAGAGCCAGATGTTATAAG gtCTAGCCTAATGGCAGGCGGTGTTAGACAAGGTATAACAAATCCATGGCTTGTGGAGGAGCCTGAGGAAACAAGAGGGCTTGGCTTTCACGAGATCCAACAGCAGCAAAAGCGAATTATAGAAG AACAAGATGCTGGTCTTGATGCACTCTCTTCAATTCTGTCCCGGCAAAAACAAATGGGACAGGAAATCGGGAATGAGTTAGAGGAACAGAATG cttgttTGGTTTTTATTCTGCCTGTGAATGAGGAGGCTTGCCATTCTCCTGCAGTGTGTGGACAGGGAAATGGAAGATACACCTATTGTCAGCAGGAAAGTACAGCAGGCTGGCAGACAAGGAATGGTACAATCCACTCCTCTTCTTTCAGGCTGTTTTCATGCTGGCTGCCTGAG